From the Erythrolamprus reginae isolate rEryReg1 chromosome Z, rEryReg1.hap1, whole genome shotgun sequence genome, one window contains:
- the LOC139153967 gene encoding olfactory receptor 5V1-like gives MENQTITTEFILLGLSNNPKIQMILFFVILIIYIITVLGNLLIILIIRTEHDLYTPMFFFLSHLAFVDICYSTVTVPKMLGNYIVNKKTISLVGCIVQIFSFIHFACVDFFLLSVMAFDRYVAICNPLHYLIIMKKQLCRQLVGGSWIMGFLDALINSLPLKYLKFCWVPSVNHYTCELPLLLSLSCSKTFTNYMFLLGSVIIFAFTPFFLIVVSYIYIISSVLRIHSSKGRRKAFSTCSSHLIVVCMFLFSAFFRYLNPSSQSPTDLEKVISIQYTVLTPMLNPIIYSLKNKDIKMVVRKKWQNLTKMSV, from the coding sequence ATGGAAAATCAAACCATAACTACAGAATTTATACTCTTGGGACTTTCAAATAACCCCAAAATACAAATGATTCTATTCTTTGTTAttctaattatatatataataacagTATTAGGAAACCTTTTGATCATACTGATAATTAGGACTGAACATGATCTTTACACTCCTATGTTCTTTTTTCTCAGTCATCTAGCCTTCGTTGACATTTGTTACTCAACAGTcactgtcccaaagatgcttggaaattatattgtaaataaaaaaacaatttcttTGGTAGGATGCATTGtgcaaatcttttcttttattcattttgcATGTGTGGATTTCTTTTTGCTTTCAGTAATGGCATTTGATCGTTATGTTGCAATTTGCAATCCATTGCATTATTTAATAATTATGAAAAAACAATTGTGCAGGCAGTTGGTGGGAGGATCCTGGATAATGGGATTCTTGGATGCATTGATCAACTCTTTGCCtttgaaatatttgaaatttTGTTGGGTGCCTTCTGTCAATCACTATACATGTGAACTTCCTCTGCTTTTGAGCTTATCGTGCAGCAAAACGTTTACCAATTATATGTTCTTACTTGGCTCAGTCATTATTTTTGCTTTTACACCCTTCTTTCTTATTGTTGTATCTTACATTTATATTATTTCTTCTGTGTTAAGAATTCACTCATCAAAAGGCAGGAGGAAAGCCTTTTCCACATGTAGCTCCCACCTCATTGTGGTTTGCATGTttttattttcagcttttttcagGTACCTGAATCCAAGTTCTCAATCTCCTACAGATCTGGAGAAAGTGATTTCTATCCAATACACTGTGTTAACACCCATGTTAAATCCAATCATATACAGCCTTAAAAATAAAGACATAAAAATGGTGGTTAGGAAAAAATGGCAAAACCTCACTAAAATGTCAGTGTAG